One genomic window of Eptesicus fuscus isolate TK198812 chromosome 6, DD_ASM_mEF_20220401, whole genome shotgun sequence includes the following:
- the FOXL3 gene encoding forkhead box L3, producing the protein MFDSSQYPYNCFNDDADDGPAGSADQEKRLTRPAYSYIALIAMAIQQSPAGRVTLSGIYDFIMRRFPFYRANQRAWQNSIRHNLSLNSCFVKVPRAEGRGKGSYWTLAGGCASLRDLFEDGNYRRRRRRRGATREGSRGARAGGAEGPQGPSCAPRSPAPRRESPPPAGPAPGKAPQQDIKFSIDYILSSPDRFLGPGSPRGGQGAPPTSLPCWTL; encoded by the exons ATGTTCGACAGCTCGCAGTACCCGTACAACTGCTTCAACGACGACGCCGACGACGGCCCGGCCGGCAGCGCGGACCAGGAGAAGCGGCTCACGCGGCCCGCGTACAG CTACATCGCGCTGATCGCCATGGCCATTCAGCAGAGCCCGGCGGGCAGGGTGACCCTGTCGGGCATCTACGACTTCATCATGCGCCGGTTCCCCTTCTACCGCGCCAACCAGCGCGCCTGGCAGAACTCCATCCGCCACAACCTGTCGCTCAACAGCTGCTTCGTCAAG GTGCCGCGGGCCGAGGGCCGCGGGAAGGGCAGCTACTGGACGCTCGCGGGCGGCTGCGCGTCGCTGCGGGACCTGTTCGAGGACGGCAACTACCGGCGGCGGCGCCGGCGGCGCGGGGCCACGCGCGAGGGGTCGCGGGGGGCGCGCGCGGGGGGCGCGGAGGGGCCGCAGGGGCCGTCCTGCGCCCCcaggtcccccgccccccgcagggagtccccgccccccgccggccccgccccggggaAGGCGCCGCAGCAGGACATCAAGTTCAGCATCGACTACATCCTCTCCTCCCCCGACCGCTTCCTCGGGCCCGGGTCGCCCCGCGGCGGGCAGGGGGCCCCGCCCACGAGCCTCCCCTGTTGGACCCTGTGA